A section of the Oncorhynchus gorbuscha isolate QuinsamMale2020 ecotype Even-year linkage group LG04, OgorEven_v1.0, whole genome shotgun sequence genome encodes:
- the LOC124034221 gene encoding claudin-4-like, translating into MVSAGLEILGLGLCVIGSLLVMVVCGLPMWKVTAFIEANIVVAQTIWDGLWMSCVVQSTGQMQCKVHDSVLALGHDLQAARALTVIACVFGVLGLMVVIAGAQCTNCINDENVKARVVNAGGVIYIISGLFVLVPLCWMANNIISDFYNPQVPASKKREIGAALYIGWAATALLLIGGALLCCSCPSNGNSGYSAKYAPTKRATPNGTVDYDKRNYV; encoded by the coding sequence ATGGTGTCCGCTGGACTGGAGATCCTTGGACTGGGACTGTGCGTCATTGGTTCGCTCCTGGTGATGGTCGTTTGCGGGCTGCCCATGTGGAAGGTGACGGCGTTCATCGAGGCCAACATTGTGGTGGCTCAGACCATCTGGGATGGGCTCTGGATGTCCTGTGTGGTGCAGAGCACGGGCCAGATGCAGTGCAAGGTGCACGACTCGGTCCTTGCGCTCGGCCACGACCTGCAGGCGGCGCGAGCCCTGACCGTCATCGCATGTGTGTTTGGCGTGCTGGGGCTAATGGTGGTGATCGCCGGGGCGCAGTGCACCAACTGCATCAATGACGAGAACGTCAAAGCCCGGGTGGTGAACGCCGGAGGGGTTATCTACATAATCAGTGGCTTGTTTGTTTTAGTCCCTCTCTGCTGGATGGCCAACAACATAATCTCGGATTTCTACAACCCACAGGTGCCCGCGTCCAAGAAGAGGGAGATTGGGGCTGCGCTCTACATCGGTTGGGCGGCCACTGCGCTCCTGCTGATCGGGGGCGCGCTCCTCTGCTGCTCCTGTCCTTCTAACGGGAATTCGGGCTACTCGGCGAAATATGCCCCGACCAAACGGGCCACACCGAACGGGACCGTGGACTATGACAAAAGGAATTACGTGTAG